Proteins co-encoded in one Odontesthes bonariensis isolate fOdoBon6 chromosome 24, fOdoBon6.hap1, whole genome shotgun sequence genomic window:
- the LOC142375669 gene encoding C-C chemokine receptor type 8-like: MDGIILPFNLHQVCSMAEITSTVVTSNVTSASEHLPRASLDSISLVPAVVLSLCFLLGVPGNIAVIILKPNWQHLSSLSQHLMLNLAMSDLLCLLNLPVRIYSFYFTWTFGQVTCKLLVFLGYSSILSSKLTVTVLSVHRYLLVVHRQSRSNKVGTRMLLILLWLVAMVLSVPTVVVRQLVTDQRWTHCRAQFVSEAQNLAIQLMEILIGFVSFSVVAFAYIRLHKKVNNTTFFNHPNTTRLVTSITVTLFVLWLPYHVINVLIVAAITLNNGGLLKFCTDTRDIAAALIFINSCLNPLLYAFTSHNVCTVCQKIQPLGQRVQMTPKQDVPPAAEP, from the exons ATGGATGGTATCATCCTCCCTTTCAACCTGCAT CAAGTCTGCAGCATGGCGGAGATCACCTCCACAGTGGTCACTTCTAACGTCACCTCCGCCTCAGAACATCTGCCTCGGGCCTCCTTGGATTCTATCAGCCTGGTCCCTGCAGTGGTGCTGTCGctctgcttcctgctgggaGTTCCCGGAAACATTGCAGTGATCATTCTCAAGCCTAACTGGCAGCACCTGTCCAGTCTGAGCCAGCATCTGATGCTGAATCTGGCCATGTCAGACCTGCTCTGTCTGCTGAACCTTCCTGTGCGGATTTACTCTTTCTACTTTACCTGGACCTTCGGTCAGGTGACTTGTAAGCTATTAGTGTTCCTCGGATACAGCAGCATTCTCAGTAGCAAGCTGACTGTGACTGTGCTGAGCGTCCACCGCTACCTACTGGTGGTGCACCGGCAGAGCCGCTCAAATAAAGTAGGAACAAGAATGCTGCTGATTCTGCTCTGGCTGGTTGCAATGGTGCTGTCAGTTCCTACTGTGGTAGTTCGACAGCTGGTCACAGATCAACGATGGACACATTGCCGAGCTCAATTTGTTTCCGAGGCCCAGAATTTGGCCATCCAACTGATGGAGATTCTGATTGgatttgtttccttttctgttGTGGCATTTGCATATATTCGCCTACACAAGAAGGTGAATAACACAACCTTCTTCAACCACCCTAACACAACTAGACTGGTAACCAGCATCACTGTAACCTTGTTTGTCCTGTGGCTTCCATATCATGTCATAAATGTGCTGATTGTGGCAGCTATTACTCTCAATAATGGGGGCCTGTTGAAGTTTTGTACAGACACAAGGGACATTGCTGCAGCGTTAATATTTATAAACAGTTGCCTGAATCCACTCCTGTATGCCTTTACCTCTCACAATGTTTGCACTGTGTGCCAGAAAATTCAACCACTGGGGCAGAGGGTCCAAATGACACCAAAACAAGACGTCCCTCCAGCTGCAGAGCCTTGA
- the LOC142375094 gene encoding inactive serine protease 35-like, with protein sequence MGLKHFMCVLLYVAALTVSGVFAKNESSDAYRWSRQNMPGLKVTHTALLNKTLFKGREENEVGGEAKMLCGIECQSSLPSIDQAEQERILGYETMYDDGTRTHTDISLQWMNKTSGGSPTGSSVRTRRKRQVYGTDGRFVISDSHFITNYPFSTAVRLSSGCSGVLVSPKHVLTAAHCIHDGSDYLDSARRLKVGVLQIKTKRRRMGKRRGGRRKSGRRREGKREEREREERLTVEGEEKNRAAERKKRGGEGTSYRGRKEGEEGEGDGGNKELNRRRGRKKNSPNRIRRSVGPEKQPVFRWTRVKQSQIPQGWIHTKSSPNSVSADYDYALLELKRPVNQKYMEVGVAPAATPMERIHFSGFDTDKSLLDGLGDEKVIYRFCSVAKESDDLMYQHCDAQRGAIGAGVYIRLREDAEHQGRKGIWQRRVIGVFSGHQWVDVQGGEQRDFNVAVRITPPKYAQICHWIHGDPSLCKEV encoded by the coding sequence ATGGGCCTTAAACACTTCATGTGTGTGCTGCTTTATGTGGCTGctctgacagtttctggtgtTTTTGCCAAGAATGAGAGCAGCGATGCGTACAGGTGGAGCAGGCAGAACATGCCGGGGCTGAAGGTTACACACACAGCACTTTTAAACAAAACTTTGTTCAAAGGCCGAGAAGAGAATGAAGTAGGAGGGGAAGCAAAGATGCTTTGTGGAATAGAGTGTCAAAGCAGCCTACCATCAATAGACCAGGCGGAGCAAGAGAGGATTCTGGGATATGAGACAATGTATGATGAtggcacacgcacacatacagaTATCAGTTTGCAGTGGATGAACAAGACGTCTGGAGGATCGCCAACAGGCTCGTCAGTTCGTACACGCAGGAAACGTCAAGTTTACGGAACAGATGGACGCTTTGTGATCTCGGATTCACACTTCATCACCAACTACCCGTTCTCCACTGCAGTCCGCCTCTCCTCAGGCTGCTCTGGAGTCCTTGTATCTCCAAAACATGTGCTAACAGCAGCACATTGTATCCATGATGGCAGTGACTACCTGGACAGTGCTAGAAGGCTTAAAGTCGGCGTGCTACAGATCAAGACCAAAAGAAGAAGGATGggaaagaggagaggagggagacGAAAGAGTGGCAGGAGACGGGaaggaaagagagaagagagggaAAGAGAGGAGCGGCTAACTGTGGAAGGTGAGGAGAAGAAtagagcagcagagaggaagaaaaggggAGGTGAAGGTACAAGctacagaggaagaaaagagGGTGAAGAGGGGGAGGGTGATGGTGGAAACAAGGAGCTAAATAGAAGGAGAGGACGAAAGAAAAACAGTCCTAATCGTATACGAAGGAGTGTAGGACCAGAAAAGCAGCCTGTTTTTCGGTGGACTCGAGTGAAACAATCCCAAATCCCTCAAGGATGGATCCACACCAAGAGCTCCCCCAACTCTGTGTCTGCTGACTACGATTACGCCCTTTTGGAGCTGAAACGACCCGTCAACCAAAAGTACATGGAGGTCGGGGTGGCACCTGCTGCAACACCAATGGAACGCATCCATTTCTCTGGCTTTGACACCGACAAAAGCCTTTTGGATGGACTTGGAGACGAGAAGGTGATTTATCGCTTTTGCTCAGTCGCGAAGGAGTCTGATGACTTGATGTATCAGCACTGTGACGCACAGCGTGGCGCAATAGGTGCAGGAGTTTACATTCGTCTGAGAGAGGACGCGGAACACCAGGGCAGGAAGGGGATATGgcagaggagggtgattggtgtgTTCTCAGGCCATCAGTGGGTGGACGTGCAGGGGGGTGAGCAGAGGGACTTCAATGTTGCAGTGAGGATCACGCCTCCCAAATATGCCCAGATCTGCCACTGGATTCATGGTGATCCGAGTCTTTGTAAAGAAGTTTGA